From Ruminococcus sp. HUN007, a single genomic window includes:
- the fabV gene encoding enoyl-ACP reductase FabV codes for MIIQPKTRGFICTTAHPEGCRKIVSKSIEYAKAHKSECGAKKVLVIGSSMGYGLSSRIAAAYSSGAATIGIIFDKEGSEKKPASAGWYNTAAFEEFAHKDGLYAKTINGDAFSKEIKDQTIALIKKDLGKVDMVIYSLAAPRRTTADGTVYSSVLKTTEGNYTNKTIDLKDNSVKEVTIEPATEEEVLHTIKVMGGEDWMDWMDALKAADAIEKDAVTVAFSYLGPEITHPIYMNGSIGQAKKHLYETSKAISAKYSDIKAYISVNKALVTQSSSAIPVVPLYISLLFRVMKKNGTHEGCIEQMTRLFTDKLKAGSAITDEGGMIRLDDLEMKDEIQAEVKKLWDEVNTENVKDLADIDGYWSDFFALFGFGAEGIDYEADTDPVYDIASLK; via the coding sequence ATGATCATTCAACCAAAAACAAGAGGATTTATTTGTACAACAGCACATCCTGAAGGATGCAGAAAAATCGTTTCTAAAAGCATCGAATACGCAAAAGCCCATAAAAGTGAATGCGGTGCAAAGAAAGTTCTCGTAATCGGTTCATCAATGGGTTACGGCCTTTCATCAAGAATTGCTGCAGCTTATTCAAGCGGTGCCGCAACGATAGGCATTATTTTCGACAAGGAAGGTTCAGAAAAGAAACCTGCATCAGCCGGCTGGTACAATACAGCTGCATTCGAGGAATTTGCCCATAAGGACGGACTTTACGCAAAGACCATCAACGGCGATGCTTTTTCAAAAGAGATAAAGGATCAAACTATAGCACTTATCAAAAAGGATCTTGGAAAAGTTGACATGGTTATCTACAGCCTTGCAGCTCCGAGAAGAACAACTGCTGACGGTACTGTATATTCATCAGTACTCAAGACAACAGAAGGAAACTACACTAACAAAACTATAGACCTTAAGGATAATTCAGTTAAGGAAGTTACCATCGAACCTGCAACAGAAGAAGAAGTTCTTCACACCATCAAGGTAATGGGCGGCGAAGACTGGATGGACTGGATGGATGCCCTCAAGGCTGCCGATGCAATTGAAAAGGATGCAGTGACTGTAGCATTCTCATACCTCGGTCCTGAAATAACACATCCTATCTACATGAACGGTTCAATCGGCCAGGCGAAGAAGCATCTTTACGAAACATCAAAGGCTATTTCAGCTAAATACAGCGATATAAAAGCATATATTTCGGTAAACAAGGCTCTTGTTACACAGTCAAGCTCAGCTATTCCTGTAGTTCCGCTCTACATTTCACTTCTTTTCAGAGTAATGAAGAAGAACGGTACTCACGAAGGCTGTATCGAACAGATGACAAGACTTTTCACAGATAAACTTAAAGCCGGCTCAGCAATTACTGATGAGGGCGGAATGATCAGACTTGACGACCTCGAAATGAAAGATGAGATCCAGGCTGAAGTTAAAAAGCTTTGGGACGAAGTTAATACTGAAAACGTTAAGGATCTTGCAGATATTGACGGATACTGGAGCGATTTCTTTGCACTTTTCGGATTTGGAGCAGAAGGCATCGATTATGAAGCTGACACTGATCCGGTATACGACATAGCATCATTGAAATAA
- a CDS encoding EAL domain-containing protein, with amino-acid sequence MGIVSSPEKTRTLFVIRSEKSRKHNFSDMFSGSYDLIETTFSKDSIELLKKHYSEISLIVIDTADDTEQSIKFIRQTEADEKYKAIPVIVIADDSLENEEERFLAEGVSAFTTYSTKQNLILLQTANLISLRENAETGIVSDIDEVTGLFNRFAFFRVADNILEENPDDDFVIYISEVDGIKGYNEKNGKEAGDALLRTIGEYMRNIGDECLAAGRFAGDQFVSLFRKDEKLNSRLLELNVSEAYSFFKGDAGINKLRIRCAIYEDIEHGIPISETCDRALLALQTIRGKYGKTIVHYEASVLTEHRKKERIVDSMKEALEQNQFRVFYQPKHDVNTGELTGAEALIRWVHPDFGFMSPGEFIPVF; translated from the coding sequence ATGGGGATTGTAAGCAGTCCGGAAAAAACAAGGACTCTGTTTGTTATAAGATCAGAAAAATCCAGAAAACATAATTTTTCAGATATGTTTTCCGGAAGTTATGATCTGATAGAAACAACGTTCAGTAAAGATAGTATCGAACTGTTAAAGAAACATTACAGTGAAATTTCACTCATAGTGATCGATACAGCAGATGATACTGAACAGAGCATAAAGTTTATCAGACAGACAGAGGCTGACGAAAAATACAAAGCGATACCGGTCATTGTCATTGCAGACGATTCGCTTGAAAACGAAGAAGAGAGATTCCTTGCAGAAGGTGTTTCAGCTTTTACAACTTATTCCACAAAACAGAATCTTATTCTTCTGCAGACAGCCAACCTTATAAGTCTGCGCGAAAATGCTGAGACAGGTATCGTTTCCGATATTGACGAGGTAACCGGTCTTTTTAACAGATTTGCCTTTTTTCGGGTTGCTGATAACATTCTTGAGGAAAATCCGGATGATGATTTCGTTATCTATATATCAGAAGTTGACGGAATTAAAGGATATAATGAAAAGAACGGCAAAGAAGCCGGTGACGCACTGCTCAGGACAATAGGCGAATACATGCGTAATATCGGCGACGAATGTCTTGCTGCCGGAAGATTTGCCGGTGACCAGTTCGTTTCACTGTTCCGCAAGGACGAAAAGCTCAACAGCAGACTGCTTGAGCTTAACGTCAGTGAAGCCTATTCATTCTTCAAGGGTGATGCAGGTATCAACAAGCTCCGCATAAGATGTGCGATTTATGAAGATATCGAACACGGAATACCAATATCCGAGACCTGTGACCGTGCACTTCTAGCACTTCAGACGATCCGCGGAAAATACGGCAAGACTATCGTTCACTATGAGGCATCTGTCCTTACCGAACACAGGAAAAAAGAACGTATTGTAGACAGCATGAAGGAAGCGCTTGAACAGAATCAGTTCAGAGTTTTCTATCAGCCGAAACATGACGTAAACACAGGTGAACTTACAGGAGCGGAAGCTCTTATAAGATGGGTGCATCCTGACTTTGGTTTTATGTCTCCGGGTGAGTTCATCCCTGTTTTTTGA
- a CDS encoding EAL domain-containing protein produces MVLCLRVSSSLFFEQNGFISEVDNFVWNRTCENLNRWIKKGLRVVPISINASKLDFMKPDFFDNLHKASTDMNVPPQLLHIEVTESLFSDQIDELVETLTKCQKNGYKIELDDFGSGYSSLNTLSVLPLDIVKMDMSLVKAITNFKNMRVFSACINLAKSLGLKTVSEGVETNEQMWTIRELGGDAIQGYLYSKPLSEDDFEKYLIANTRTEET; encoded by the coding sequence TTGGTTTTATGTCTCCGGGTGAGTTCATCCCTGTTTTTTGAACAGAACGGATTTATTTCAGAGGTAGACAATTTCGTATGGAACAGAACATGCGAGAATCTTAACAGGTGGATAAAAAAGGGACTGAGGGTGGTTCCGATCTCGATCAATGCTTCAAAGCTTGATTTTATGAAACCTGATTTCTTTGATAATCTTCACAAGGCATCCACAGACATGAACGTTCCTCCGCAGCTTCTTCACATCGAAGTTACAGAATCACTTTTCTCGGACCAGATCGATGAGCTCGTAGAAACACTTACCAAATGCCAGAAAAACGGATATAAAATAGAGCTTGACGACTTCGGCAGCGGATATTCCTCACTTAACACACTGAGTGTTCTTCCGCTTGATATAGTCAAGATGGACATGTCACTTGTAAAAGCGATCACAAATTTCAAGAACATGAGAGTGTTCAGTGCATGTATCAATCTTGCCAAAAGTCTCGGACTGAAAACTGTTTCAGAAGGCGTTGAGACCAATGAACAGATGTGGACTATCCGTGAACTCGGCGGCGACGCAATCCAGGGATATTTATATTCAAAACCATTATCTGAAGACGATTTTGAAAAATACCTTATTGCCAATACCCGTACAGAAGAAACATAA
- a CDS encoding glycosyl hydrolase 53 family protein, with translation MKQRRIAALAAASALALSSFSYTGSVLAAVQYKDVTFNGVTVNGGEAIAGVDISSVISLEKSGVGFKDKDGNPQDIFLTLKNAGVNYIRVRIWNKPETNSGVTYGGGANDIGTAVEIAKRCSKYGLKLLVDFHYSDFWADPGKQRAPKEWANYSVDQKCDAVKKFTSDCLDKLKSTGVEIGMVQVGNETNGGLCGEKDWQNICRIMNAGSSAVRSFDKKVLVAVHFTNPEKSGNYDYIAGNLDKYKTDYDVFASSYYPYWHGTPENLTSELSKVASKYGKYVMVAETSWANTFEDSDQFANTIGDASSLGNYVSYDISVQGQIEAVTKVFEAVADVGPKGIGAFYWEPAWITVGNDRAGNLALWEKNGSGWATKAAAEYDPDAGQWYGGSAVDNQALFSSDGKPLDSLYIFSHIKSGIQTVSSDNLITDPGFENGGTGWKLENTTSGEYAKFEINDEMTHKGGKAAHWYSANAFEYTGLYAEYTAPEAGKYRFTDYLAGEKTSYKNLISVNGDHRASDEGIVSAYDKWNKSVVEFTANKGDTIGIWIELNGEAGGYGSVDDCELCFTGQAEDDPIKGDLNGDRKVNASDLVIMHSHMMGGTSLSDTSFPQADMDYNGKVNIADLLLLKERILDGNYR, from the coding sequence ATGAAGCAAAGGAGAATTGCAGCACTTGCTGCGGCATCAGCGCTTGCATTAAGCAGTTTTTCATACACCGGATCTGTTCTGGCTGCTGTACAGTACAAAGATGTAACTTTTAACGGTGTTACAGTAAACGGCGGTGAAGCAATTGCCGGTGTTGACATTTCCTCAGTTATTTCTCTTGAAAAGAGCGGAGTGGGTTTTAAGGATAAGGACGGAAACCCACAGGATATTTTTCTTACTCTTAAAAACGCAGGTGTCAATTACATTCGTGTACGTATATGGAACAAGCCGGAAACAAATTCCGGAGTTACATACGGCGGCGGAGCGAACGACATCGGTACAGCAGTCGAGATTGCAAAACGATGCAGCAAGTACGGACTTAAACTTCTCGTGGATTTTCATTACTCCGACTTCTGGGCAGACCCGGGCAAGCAGAGAGCTCCAAAGGAATGGGCGAACTATTCAGTTGATCAGAAATGCGACGCTGTAAAGAAATTTACTTCGGACTGCCTTGATAAACTTAAAAGTACCGGCGTGGAAATAGGTATGGTACAGGTAGGAAACGAAACAAACGGAGGACTCTGTGGTGAAAAAGACTGGCAGAATATCTGCAGGATCATGAATGCCGGTTCTTCAGCTGTAAGAAGTTTTGACAAAAAGGTTCTTGTGGCTGTGCACTTCACCAATCCGGAAAAATCGGGAAACTATGATTACATTGCCGGTAATCTTGACAAATATAAAACGGACTACGACGTTTTCGCTTCATCATACTATCCTTACTGGCATGGAACACCGGAAAACCTTACTTCGGAACTGAGCAAGGTAGCTTCAAAATATGGCAAATACGTCATGGTTGCTGAAACATCATGGGCTAATACTTTTGAAGATTCAGACCAGTTCGCCAATACGATCGGCGATGCTTCCAGCCTTGGAAACTATGTTTCCTATGATATAAGCGTACAGGGTCAGATTGAAGCTGTAACAAAGGTGTTTGAAGCAGTTGCTGATGTGGGTCCTAAGGGAATAGGTGCCTTTTACTGGGAGCCGGCCTGGATAACTGTCGGAAATGATCGTGCCGGCAATCTGGCGCTCTGGGAGAAAAACGGATCAGGATGGGCGACAAAAGCCGCGGCCGAATATGACCCTGATGCAGGACAGTGGTACGGAGGTTCTGCTGTCGATAATCAGGCGCTGTTCTCATCTGACGGAAAGCCGCTTGACTCACTTTATATTTTCAGCCATATCAAATCAGGTATCCAGACAGTTTCCTCTGATAATTTGATCACCGATCCGGGATTCGAAAACGGCGGAACAGGCTGGAAACTTGAAAACACGACTTCCGGTGAATATGCGAAGTTTGAAATAAACGATGAGATGACTCATAAAGGCGGAAAGGCTGCACACTGGTATTCTGCAAATGCATTTGAATACACCGGACTTTACGCCGAATACACAGCACCTGAGGCCGGAAAATATCGTTTTACCGATTATCTGGCCGGCGAAAAGACATCTTACAAAAATCTTATATCGGTAAACGGAGACCACAGAGCTTCTGATGAAGGTATCGTTTCCGCATATGACAAATGGAACAAGTCAGTAGTTGAATTTACAGCAAACAAGGGCGATACAATTGGTATCTGGATAGAGCTTAACGGTGAAGCAGGCGGATACGGTTCCGTTGATGACTGTGAACTTTGTTTTACCGGACAGGCTGAGGATGATCCGATAAAGGGCGATCTTAACGGCGACCGGAAAGTTAATGCCTCTGATCTTGTGATTATGCACTCGCATATGATGGGCGGAACATCATTAAGTGATACTTCATTCCCGCAGGCAGATATGGATTACAACGGCAAAGTGAATATAGCAGATCTTCTGCTGCTTAAAGAACGTATACTCGACGGGAACTACAGATAG
- the hisZ gene encoding ATP phosphoribosyltransferase regulatory subunit produces the protein MKNNNLITPEGTNDLLFKECVMRRTVEKAVSEVFMERGYSEIITPGIEFLDVFNLNSRHFPQEELYKLVDRKGRLIVLRPESTMPIARVVATRLKEATLPLRLCYDQYAFNVSTQMRGRSDQICQAGIELIGSSDRITDFEVIETAAAVLEKCSTGDYSLEIGDIGYFKELMNQLSATDEDKETIRDFIEEKNYPALNDFLDTFGDNSITKALKMLPRLFGGEEVFEKASKLFSDEKTDAILSNLKDLFKDIKKLGLKGRVTVDLGMVNKTDYYTGVILKGYMEGYGEPVISGGRYDKLISEFGYDVPATGFAVNVDAVAKIRLRNEKIAVREVEAIVFAEKGFEMKAVLHARKLRAEGMKVELGAFNDIDKVRKYAAEVKIEKIISVGENIREI, from the coding sequence ATGAAAAATAATAACCTTATCACGCCGGAAGGTACAAACGACCTTTTATTCAAAGAGTGTGTAATGAGAAGAACAGTTGAAAAGGCTGTTTCCGAAGTTTTCATGGAAAGAGGATACAGCGAGATAATCACTCCGGGCATCGAATTTCTTGATGTCTTCAATCTGAATTCACGACATTTTCCTCAGGAAGAACTTTATAAACTTGTAGACCGCAAGGGCAGACTTATTGTTTTAAGGCCAGAATCAACCATGCCTATCGCACGAGTTGTAGCTACAAGGCTTAAGGAAGCAACACTTCCGCTCAGACTCTGCTACGACCAGTATGCTTTCAATGTAAGCACTCAGATGCGCGGCAGAAGCGATCAGATCTGTCAGGCCGGTATTGAACTCATTGGTTCATCAGACAGAATAACTGATTTTGAAGTTATTGAAACAGCAGCTGCTGTTCTTGAAAAATGCAGTACAGGTGATTACTCACTTGAAATAGGCGACATCGGTTACTTCAAGGAGCTTATGAACCAGCTCAGCGCAACCGATGAAGACAAGGAAACTATCAGAGATTTCATTGAAGAGAAGAATTATCCTGCTCTTAATGACTTCCTTGATACATTCGGTGATAACAGCATTACAAAGGCTCTTAAAATGCTTCCGCGTCTTTTCGGCGGCGAGGAAGTTTTTGAAAAGGCTTCAAAGCTTTTCTCTGATGAAAAGACTGATGCAATACTTTCTAACCTTAAGGATCTTTTCAAGGATATCAAAAAACTCGGCCTTAAGGGAAGAGTTACAGTTGATCTTGGTATGGTAAACAAGACTGACTATTACACAGGCGTTATACTTAAGGGATACATGGAAGGTTACGGCGAACCGGTCATCTCCGGCGGACGTTACGATAAGCTCATTTCCGAGTTCGGTTACGACGTTCCTGCTACAGGTTTTGCAGTAAATGTTGATGCCGTAGCAAAGATCAGACTCAGAAACGAAAAGATAGCTGTTCGCGAAGTTGAAGCAATCGTCTTTGCCGAAAAAGGCTTCGAGATGAAGGCTGTTCTTCACGCACGAAAGCTTCGAGCTGAAGGAATGAAAGTAGAACTCGGTGCATTTAATGACATTGACAAGGTAAGAAAATATGCTGCTGAAGTAAAAATCGAAAAGATCATTTCAGTAGGCGAAAACATCAGAGAGATATAA
- the hisG gene encoding ATP phosphoribosyltransferase: MSKPLRIALTKGRLEKDTVGLLESLGFDCTEVHEKGRKLILSIPDANLEVVLAKAADVITYVDRGVCDLGVVGKDTIMEMPGKFFEIVNLGFGKCKFALAGKKGVNFYGGFGVKTIATKYPNVARNFFEAKGMDVEIVKIEGSVELAPLLDLSDGIVDIVETGTTLRENGLEVKEDIAPIAARLIVNTVSMKMRQQEIEALVEKIEKKIAE, from the coding sequence ATGTCTAAACCATTAAGGATAGCTCTTACAAAGGGCAGACTTGAAAAAGATACAGTAGGACTTCTCGAAAGCCTCGGTTTCGACTGTACTGAGGTACATGAAAAAGGAAGAAAACTTATTTTAAGCATTCCTGATGCAAATCTTGAAGTAGTTCTTGCAAAGGCTGCTGACGTAATCACATACGTTGACAGAGGCGTATGTGACCTCGGCGTTGTCGGCAAGGATACTATCATGGAAATGCCGGGCAAGTTCTTTGAAATAGTTAATTTAGGATTCGGAAAGTGCAAATTCGCTCTCGCAGGCAAGAAGGGCGTAAACTTTTACGGTGGTTTCGGAGTAAAGACCATTGCCACAAAGTACCCTAACGTAGCAAGAAACTTCTTTGAAGCAAAGGGTATGGACGTTGAAATCGTCAAGATCGAAGGCTCAGTTGAGCTTGCTCCGCTTCTCGACCTTTCCGACGGTATAGTTGATATCGTTGAAACAGGTACAACTCTCAGGGAAAACGGTCTTGAAGTTAAGGAAGATATCGCTCCTATCGCCGCAAGACTCATCGTAAATACAGTAAGTATGAAGATGCGCCAGCAGGAGATCGAAGCGCTGGTTGAAAAGATCGAAAAGAAGATCGCAGAGTAA
- the hisD gene encoding histidinol dehydrogenase, which yields MIKKIKANGTDEYKFLKELEARNVETDKKITDIVSDIINNVRKNGDEAVKEYTLKFDGKLPEYFEVPREVINDALTEADEELVSALLNAIENISDFHNRQKTESFIAPKDNGVILGQRIRGLAKVGLYVPGGTAAYPSSVLMNAIPAKIAGVEEIIMITPPLKDGTPNKDILVAAALCGVDRVFLAGGAQAIAALAYGTDTIPKVDKIVGPGNIFVATAKKLLYGTVDIDMIAGPSEILVLADSTADPKFVAADLMSQAEHDKLASAILVTTDESLVEKTEAEIKRQMEYLSRKEIIEKSLTDFGAAIICEDKEKAVEIANAIAPEHLEVLFENPLEYIGKLDNAGSVFLGQYASEPLGDYYAGPNHVLPTSGTARFFSPLGVQSFTKRSSFIYYTREALEEAKDDIVLIAEREGLTAHANAIKVRFE from the coding sequence ATGATAAAGAAAATAAAGGCAAACGGTACTGATGAGTATAAGTTCCTTAAGGAACTTGAAGCACGTAACGTTGAAACAGATAAAAAAATCACAGACATTGTAAGTGACATAATAAATAATGTGCGTAAAAACGGCGACGAAGCAGTAAAGGAATACACGCTTAAGTTCGACGGAAAACTTCCTGAATACTTTGAAGTTCCGCGCGAAGTAATCAACGATGCACTTACAGAAGCAGACGAAGAACTGGTAAGCGCACTTTTAAACGCTATCGAAAACATCAGTGACTTCCACAACAGACAGAAGACTGAAAGCTTCATAGCACCAAAGGACAACGGTGTTATTCTCGGCCAGAGGATCAGAGGTCTTGCAAAGGTTGGTCTCTACGTTCCGGGCGGTACAGCTGCTTATCCTTCAAGTGTTCTTATGAATGCTATTCCTGCAAAGATTGCAGGCGTTGAAGAGATCATCATGATCACACCACCTCTTAAGGACGGTACACCAAACAAGGATATCCTTGTTGCTGCAGCCCTCTGCGGTGTTGACAGAGTGTTCCTTGCAGGCGGTGCTCAGGCCATTGCAGCACTTGCATACGGTACTGATACTATTCCGAAAGTTGACAAGATCGTAGGCCCTGGCAACATTTTCGTTGCTACAGCCAAGAAACTTCTCTACGGAACAGTTGACATCGACATGATCGCAGGACCAAGTGAGATTCTCGTTCTCGCTGACAGCACAGCAGATCCTAAGTTCGTGGCCGCTGACCTCATGTCACAGGCAGAACACGACAAACTTGCTTCAGCTATTCTCGTTACAACAGACGAATCACTCGTAGAAAAGACAGAAGCTGAAATCAAGCGTCAGATGGAATACCTTTCAAGAAAAGAAATCATCGAAAAGTCACTTACAGACTTCGGTGCAGCTATAATCTGTGAGGACAAGGAAAAGGCAGTTGAAATAGCAAATGCTATCGCTCCGGAACACCTTGAAGTCCTCTTCGAAAATCCTCTCGAATACATCGGTAAGCTCGACAATGCCGGCTCAGTATTCCTTGGCCAGTACGCTTCAGAACCACTCGGCGACTATTACGCAGGACCGAATCACGTTCTTCCTACAAGCGGAACAGCAAGATTCTTCTCACCGCTCGGTGTTCAGAGCTTCACAAAGCGTTCAAGCTTTATTTACTACACAAGAGAAGCTCTTGAAGAAGCAAAGGATGATATTGTTCTCATCGCTGAAAGAGAAGGTCTTACAGCTCACGCCAATGCTATCAAGGTAAGATTTGAATGA
- the hisC gene encoding histidinol-phosphate transaminase, translating to MSTGSWENNVRKVVPYTPGEQPKEKVIKLNTNENPYPPSPKVKRILDEYNCDKMRLYPDPDATVLVDAIAERYNVKPSQVFVGVGSDDVISVAFLTFFNSEKPVLFPDITYSFYDVWADVYRIPFVQKPLTADFKIDPADYKCENGGIIFPNPNAPTGCEESLSMIEDIVKANPDSVVIIDEAYVDFGAESALSLIDKYENLLVIQTFSKSRSMAGMRIGYAIGSEKLIKYMNDVKFSINSYTMTPLTQLCGAEAIKDEEYFVSTVKKIVETREYSKKKLAELGFEFTDSKSNFIFASHKSKPASEIFAALKEKKIFVRYWNKPRINNHLRITVGTPEEMDELFAALKEILK from the coding sequence ATGTCAACAGGTTCATGGGAGAATAATGTACGCAAAGTCGTACCGTATACTCCGGGCGAACAGCCGAAAGAAAAAGTAATAAAGCTTAATACCAATGAAAACCCGTATCCTCCTTCACCAAAGGTAAAAAGGATACTTGACGAATATAACTGCGATAAAATGAGACTCTATCCTGATCCGGATGCGACAGTTCTCGTTGATGCCATTGCAGAAAGATATAACGTAAAGCCTTCACAGGTATTTGTAGGCGTAGGTTCAGACGACGTTATTTCAGTTGCTTTTCTGACATTCTTCAATTCAGAAAAGCCGGTACTTTTCCCTGACATAACATACTCATTCTATGATGTTTGGGCAGATGTTTACAGGATACCGTTTGTTCAGAAGCCGCTTACAGCTGATTTTAAGATAGATCCAGCAGACTACAAGTGTGAGAACGGTGGAATCATTTTCCCTAATCCTAATGCACCTACAGGCTGCGAGGAAAGCCTTTCAATGATAGAGGATATCGTTAAGGCAAATCCTGATTCAGTAGTTATAATTGACGAAGCTTACGTTGATTTCGGTGCTGAAAGTGCTCTTTCACTTATAGATAAGTATGAGAATCTGCTTGTTATCCAGACTTTCTCAAAGTCCCGTTCAATGGCAGGCATGAGGATAGGATATGCTATAGGCAGTGAAAAGCTCATTAAGTACATGAATGACGTTAAGTTCTCCATCAATTCCTATACAATGACACCTCTTACACAGCTCTGCGGTGCCGAGGCTATAAAAGATGAAGAATACTTTGTAAGTACAGTAAAGAAGATCGTGGAAACAAGAGAATATTCAAAGAAAAAGCTTGCTGAGCTCGGTTTTGAATTCACTGACTCAAAGAGCAACTTCATTTTTGCTTCACACAAATCAAAACCTGCTTCAGAGATCTTTGCGGCTCTTAAGGAAAAGAAGATCTTCGTCAGATACTGGAACAAGCCGAGAATAAACAATCACCTCAGAATCACGGTAGGCACACCTGAAGAAATGGACGAGCTCTTTGCAGCTCTTAAGGAGATCCTGAAATGA
- the hisB gene encoding imidazoleglycerol-phosphate dehydratase HisB: MIKERTGTVTRTTRETDIKIKVTLDGKGTANIDTGIGFFDHMLTALSVHSGISMDINVKGDLHVDGHHTVEDTGIALGQALAAALGNKSGIKRYGTFYIPMDESLAMTSLDISNRPFLVFNAEFTNQSCGDYDVCLTEEFFRAFAFNAGITMHINLMYGSNDHHKCEAIYKSCAHALKEAVEITESGKTLSTKGVL, translated from the coding sequence ATGATAAAGGAAAGAACAGGTACAGTTACACGTACAACACGTGAAACTGATATTAAGATAAAAGTTACGCTTGACGGAAAGGGAACAGCAAATATCGATACCGGTATCGGATTTTTCGATCACATGCTCACAGCGCTTTCAGTTCACAGCGGCATCAGCATGGATATAAACGTAAAGGGAGATCTTCACGTTGACGGCCACCACACAGTCGAGGACACTGGAATCGCCCTCGGACAGGCTCTTGCAGCTGCTCTGGGAAACAAATCAGGTATTAAACGTTATGGTACTTTCTACATTCCTATGGATGAATCACTTGCCATGACAAGCCTTGACATTAGCAACAGACCATTCCTCGTGTTCAACGCGGAATTTACAAACCAGAGCTGCGGAGACTATGACGTATGCCTTACTGAGGAATTCTTCAGGGCATTTGCCTTCAACGCTGGCATTACAATGCACATAAACCTGATGTACGGCTCAAACGATCACCACAAGTGCGAGGCTATCTACAAGTCCTGCGCACACGCTCTTAAGGAAGCAGTGGAGATCACTGAAAGCGGAAAGACACTTTCCACGAAAGGAGTTCTCTGA
- the hisH gene encoding imidazole glycerol phosphate synthase subunit HisH, producing MIAIIDYGAGNIFSVKNALDYLGFENKLTSDKNDLINADALILPGVGAFPEAMKMLGNSGLIGVIKEEAKKKPLLGICLGMQMLFEKGYEFEETDGLGLIGGKVDKIVAPGYIIPHMGWNKLEKLNDCPLMDGLGDNEYVYFVHSFQAYCDDANIAAYCEYPDKVPALVTDGRFVYGAQFHPEKSGSTGLQILKNFGGLIK from the coding sequence ATGATCGCAATTATCGATTACGGTGCTGGCAACATTTTCAGCGTTAAGAATGCACTGGACTACTTGGGTTTTGAAAACAAGCTTACTTCTGATAAGAATGATCTTATAAATGCTGATGCACTCATTCTTCCGGGTGTAGGTGCATTTCCGGAAGCTATGAAGATGCTCGGAAATTCCGGTCTTATCGGTGTTATAAAGGAAGAAGCAAAGAAAAAGCCTCTTCTCGGTATCTGCCTCGGAATGCAGATGCTTTTTGAAAAAGGCTATGAATTCGAGGAGACCGACGGACTCGGACTTATCGGCGGTAAGGTAGATAAGATCGTAGCTCCGGGCTATATAATTCCGCACATGGGCTGGAACAAACTCGAAAAGTTAAATGACTGTCCGCTTATGGACGGACTGGGCGACAACGAGTACGTTTACTTCGTTCACTCATTCCAGGCTTACTGCGATGACGCAAACATAGCTGCTTACTGTGAATATCCGGACAAGGTACCGGCTCTTGTTACAGACGGAAGATTCGTCTACGGTGCTCAGTTCCATCCTGAAAAGAGCGGAAGCACCGGATTACAGATACTTAAAAACTTCGGAGGGCTTATAAAATGA